The Streptomyces sp. NBC_01689 genome includes a window with the following:
- a CDS encoding ABC transporter permease: MTALATAGTPAPPVRRPSATRGLVRTLLRLHRPALYAGAGLFVVLTALLLWLHGPAMDAAATAWRQYDRCREASCAYDQDAILTYKSVSQYATLAVTFVPFLVAAWAGASLTGREMETGTAQLSWTQSVSPARWLTVKLALPAVLVTAGTSLLVLLHQRTWRRSQGRIDTAKDWTDVLVFHANGPTTVAFALFGLAVGALTGLALRRSLAALALSVLCTAAVRVGTALAVPHLWPSVRTVSSLRHNGPTGLGLTVDEGLLTSTGGRLANPYCGSDLSTECRELYTRLHAVSFYNDSHPYSHYWPLQWVATGIVLALAALAVLAAFRLLTRQTGPTPEEGRR; the protein is encoded by the coding sequence ATGACCGCCCTCGCCACCGCCGGCACCCCGGCGCCCCCCGTCCGCCGCCCGTCCGCCACCCGCGGCCTGGTCCGCACGCTGCTGCGGCTGCACCGCCCGGCCCTGTACGCCGGAGCCGGCCTGTTCGTGGTCCTCACGGCCCTGCTGCTGTGGCTGCACGGCCCGGCGATGGACGCGGCGGCCACCGCGTGGCGGCAGTACGACCGCTGCCGTGAGGCCTCCTGCGCCTACGACCAGGACGCGATCCTCACCTACAAGTCCGTCTCCCAGTACGCCACCCTCGCGGTGACCTTCGTCCCGTTCCTCGTCGCCGCGTGGGCGGGCGCGTCGCTGACCGGCCGCGAGATGGAGACCGGCACCGCACAGCTCTCCTGGACCCAGTCCGTCTCCCCGGCCCGCTGGCTCACGGTCAAGCTGGCCCTCCCGGCCGTGCTCGTCACCGCCGGGACGAGCCTGCTGGTCCTGCTGCACCAGCGGACCTGGCGCCGCAGCCAGGGCCGGATCGACACCGCCAAGGACTGGACCGACGTCCTCGTCTTCCACGCCAACGGCCCGACCACCGTCGCCTTCGCCCTGTTCGGGCTGGCCGTCGGCGCGCTGACCGGCCTCGCGCTGCGCCGCTCGCTGGCCGCCCTCGCCCTCTCGGTGCTCTGCACGGCCGCCGTCCGCGTCGGCACCGCCCTGGCCGTACCGCACCTGTGGCCCTCCGTGCGGACCGTCAGCAGCCTGCGCCACAACGGCCCCACGGGCCTCGGCCTCACCGTCGACGAAGGCCTCCTCACCTCCACCGGAGGCCGGCTCGCCAACCCGTACTGCGGCAGCGACCTCAGTACCGAGTGCCGCGAGCTGTACACGAGACTGCACGCCGTCAGTTTCTACAACGACTCCCACCCGTACTCCCACTACTGGCCCCTCCAGTGGGTCGCGACCGGGATCGTCCTCGCCCTCGCCGCGCTCGCCGTCCTCGCCGCCTTCCGGCTGCTGACCCGGCAGACCGGCCCCACCCCCGAGGAGGGCCGCCGGTGA
- a CDS encoding ABC transporter ATP-binding protein: MSNSAIEAAGLGKRFGRRGSWALRDCSFRLPAGRVCAVVGPNGAGKSTLLSHTAGLLAPTEGTLTVLGAHPAAARERVAYVAQDKPLYPQLTVDQTLRLGQELNPARWDPRVAGRIAYEVGGLDPKKRIRALSGGQRTRVALALALGKRPELLLLDEPMADLDPLARHELMGTLMAEAAEHGTTVVMSSHVVAELEGSCDYLLLIGDGRVRLAGDLDDLLAAHTLTTGPVRELAPHTVVESRTTGRQQTALIRPQGPYPADAGATTPSLEELVLAHLRNPAAPALILTPARAQEPAA; this comes from the coding sequence ATGAGCAACTCCGCCATCGAGGCGGCCGGGCTCGGCAAGCGCTTCGGCCGACGCGGGAGCTGGGCACTGCGCGACTGCTCCTTCCGGCTCCCCGCGGGACGCGTCTGCGCCGTCGTCGGCCCCAACGGCGCGGGCAAGTCGACCCTGCTGTCCCACACGGCCGGCCTGCTCGCCCCCACCGAGGGCACCCTCACCGTGCTCGGCGCCCACCCGGCCGCCGCCCGCGAGCGCGTCGCGTACGTCGCCCAGGACAAGCCGCTCTACCCGCAGCTCACCGTGGACCAGACCCTGCGCCTGGGCCAGGAACTCAACCCCGCCCGCTGGGACCCCCGGGTCGCCGGACGGATCGCGTACGAGGTCGGCGGCCTCGACCCGAAGAAGAGGATCCGTGCGCTCTCCGGCGGCCAGCGCACCCGGGTGGCCCTCGCCCTCGCCCTCGGCAAGCGCCCCGAACTCCTGCTCCTGGACGAGCCGATGGCCGACCTCGACCCGCTCGCCCGGCACGAACTGATGGGCACCCTGATGGCCGAGGCCGCCGAGCACGGGACGACCGTCGTGATGTCCTCGCACGTCGTCGCCGAGCTGGAGGGCTCCTGCGACTACCTGCTGCTGATAGGCGACGGCCGGGTCCGGCTGGCGGGCGACCTGGACGACCTGCTGGCCGCGCACACCCTGACCACCGGCCCGGTCCGCGAGCTCGCCCCGCACACCGTGGTCGAATCCCGCACCACCGGACGCCAGCAGACCGCCCTGATCCGCCCTCAGGGCCCGTACCCCGCCGACGCCGGAGCCACCACGCCCTCCCTGGAGGAACTGGTCCTCGCCCATCTGCGCAACCCCGCGGCCCCCGCGCTGATCCTCACCCCCGCCCGCGCCCAGGAGCCCGCCGCATGA
- a CDS encoding GntR family transcriptional regulator has translation MVEYRIDRRSGVATYVQIVQQTKQALRLGLLEPGDKLPTAREVVEATAINPNTVLKAYRELEREGLVEARRGLGTFVRRSLGTTTPADSPLRAELDAWMTRAHAAGLGRDDMAALFTSALDDRFTQEQAKGDQE, from the coding sequence GTGGTGGAGTACCGCATCGACCGGCGCAGCGGTGTCGCCACGTACGTCCAGATCGTCCAGCAGACCAAACAGGCCCTGCGACTCGGGCTGCTCGAACCCGGCGACAAGCTGCCCACGGCCCGCGAGGTCGTGGAAGCCACCGCGATCAACCCGAACACCGTCCTCAAGGCCTACCGCGAGCTGGAGCGCGAGGGCCTGGTCGAGGCCAGACGCGGCCTCGGCACCTTCGTACGCCGCTCGCTCGGCACCACCACCCCGGCCGACTCGCCCCTGCGCGCCGAACTGGACGCCTGGATGACGCGGGCCCACGCGGCGGGGCTCGGCCGGGACGACATGGCGGCGCTCTTCACCTCCGCCCTCGACGACCGCTTCACTCAGGAACAGGCAAAGGGAGACCAGGAATGA
- a CDS encoding RNA polymerase sigma factor, with translation MRETRSDGELLRAIAADGDRRAFEELYRRYAPWLTARLRGRCADPGVVDDVVQETFLAVWRGTARYREEGDAAGWLWRVGSRRLIDTLRGDGARGRLRQALARLRHRDEASAEERVLAGVEHGDLAGALVRLSPELRAVLQATVIDGLTTREAAVLLGIPPGTVKTRALRARKQLREALA, from the coding sequence GTGAGGGAAACGAGAAGCGACGGGGAGCTGCTGCGGGCCATCGCGGCGGACGGGGACCGTCGCGCCTTCGAGGAGCTGTACCGGCGCTACGCGCCGTGGCTGACCGCGCGCCTGCGCGGCCGGTGCGCGGACCCCGGGGTCGTCGACGACGTCGTGCAGGAGACCTTCCTTGCCGTCTGGCGCGGCACCGCGCGCTACCGGGAGGAGGGCGACGCCGCCGGCTGGCTCTGGCGGGTCGGCTCCCGACGGCTGATCGACACCCTGCGCGGCGACGGCGCCCGGGGCCGCCTGCGGCAGGCCCTGGCCCGCCTGCGCCACCGGGACGAGGCGTCCGCCGAGGAACGCGTGCTCGCGGGGGTGGAGCACGGAGACCTCGCGGGCGCCCTCGTCCGGCTCTCGCCCGAACTGCGGGCGGTGCTCCAGGCCACGGTGATCGACGGTCTCACCACCAGGGAGGCGGCCGTCCTGCTCGGCATTCCGCCCGGCACGGTCAAGACGCGGGCCCTGCGGGCCCGCAAGCAGCTGCGGGAGGCACTGGCATGA
- a CDS encoding zf-HC2 domain-containing protein: MSGIDRDTGTSWHVPEDDIRAYARGELTPPRLWSADTHLAACARCRETLAAAADPVALAAGWERLDAELDAPRPRLVESLLVRVGVADHTARLLAAAPVLRRSWLGAVAAVLVMTVAAANSAQSAAAPNLFLALAPLLPLAGVALSYGPALDPTYEMAVVSPTHGFRLLMIRTLAVLAVVLGLNGLATLALPAYGLRALAWLLPALALTGTGLALTPRLGPVLAPGVVATVWVTLLALTASAGGPHHGTLAPFTAAGQGVAAAVAVLAAGLLYLLRDGFDASLPRRPFPGFTQGGRG; this comes from the coding sequence ATGAGCGGCATCGACAGGGACACCGGCACGTCCTGGCACGTGCCGGAGGACGACATCCGGGCCTACGCGCGAGGAGAACTCACCCCGCCCCGGCTCTGGTCCGCGGACACCCACCTCGCCGCGTGCGCACGCTGCCGGGAGACGCTCGCCGCGGCGGCCGACCCGGTCGCGCTGGCGGCCGGCTGGGAGCGGCTCGACGCCGAACTGGACGCGCCGCGCCCGCGCCTGGTCGAGTCGCTGCTGGTGCGCGTCGGCGTCGCCGACCACACCGCGCGTCTGCTGGCCGCCGCACCCGTGCTGCGCCGCTCCTGGCTGGGAGCGGTCGCCGCCGTGCTGGTCATGACCGTGGCCGCGGCCAACTCGGCGCAGTCCGCCGCCGCGCCCAACCTGTTCCTGGCCCTCGCGCCCCTGCTCCCGCTCGCCGGGGTCGCGCTGTCCTACGGCCCCGCGCTCGACCCGACGTACGAGATGGCGGTCGTCTCGCCGACCCACGGGTTCCGGCTGCTGATGATCCGTACCCTCGCCGTGCTGGCCGTCGTCCTCGGCCTGAACGGTCTCGCCACCCTCGCCCTGCCCGCGTACGGGCTGCGCGCACTGGCCTGGCTGCTGCCCGCCCTGGCCCTCACCGGGACCGGGCTCGCCCTGACCCCCCGGCTGGGCCCGGTCCTCGCGCCCGGAGTGGTCGCCACGGTCTGGGTGACGCTGCTCGCGCTGACGGCGTCCGCGGGCGGCCCCCACCACGGGACGCTCGCGCCGTTCACGGCGGCCGGACAGGGTGTCGCCGCGGCGGTGGCCGTACTGGCCGCCGGGCTGCTGTACCTGCTGCGCGACGGATTCGACGCGTCGCTCCCCCGGCGGCCGTTCCCGGGGTTCACCCAGGGAGGCCGGGGATGA
- a CDS encoding ABC transporter ATP-binding protein: MTPTVSASGLSLHYGRTAALDDVSLRLQEGVTGLIGPNGAGKTTLLRVLATAVPADRGAFTVLGHDPATTSGRQDVRRRLGYLPQTPGFHPDFTAFEFVDYVAILKERTDRTARHREVSQVLESVDLTDVRGKRIKKLSGGMRQRVALAAALVGDPGFLVLDEPTVGLDPEQRMRFRELIARAGEERTVLLSTHQTEDVAMLCHRVIVMAGGRVLFEGTPADLAARAAGHVWSSTERDPAARAGWRTGTGSFRNVGDPPTGADLLEPTLEDGYLLTLDGTPAEVTAG, from the coding sequence ATGACCCCCACCGTCTCCGCCTCCGGGCTGAGCCTCCACTACGGCAGGACCGCCGCCCTCGACGACGTCTCGCTCCGGCTCCAGGAAGGCGTCACCGGGCTCATCGGTCCCAACGGGGCGGGAAAGACGACCCTGTTGCGGGTGCTCGCCACCGCGGTGCCCGCGGACCGCGGCGCCTTCACGGTGCTCGGACACGACCCGGCCACGACGTCCGGACGGCAGGACGTCCGGCGCAGGCTCGGCTATCTGCCGCAGACCCCGGGATTCCACCCGGACTTCACGGCCTTCGAGTTCGTCGACTACGTGGCGATCCTCAAGGAGCGGACGGACCGGACCGCCCGGCACCGCGAGGTGAGCCAGGTCCTGGAATCCGTCGACCTGACCGACGTACGCGGCAAGCGGATCAAGAAGCTGTCCGGCGGAATGCGTCAGCGGGTCGCGCTGGCCGCCGCCCTCGTCGGCGACCCCGGCTTCCTCGTCCTCGACGAACCCACCGTCGGCCTCGACCCCGAACAGCGCATGCGCTTCAGGGAACTGATCGCCCGGGCCGGGGAGGAGCGCACCGTGCTCCTGTCCACCCACCAGACCGAGGACGTCGCGATGCTCTGCCACCGCGTCATCGTGATGGCCGGCGGACGCGTCCTCTTCGAGGGCACCCCCGCCGACCTGGCCGCACGCGCCGCCGGACATGTGTGGAGCAGCACCGAGCGCGACCCGGCCGCACGCGCCGGATGGCGTACCGGCACGGGCTCCTTCCGCAATGTCGGCGACCCGCCGACGGGCGCCGACCTCCTCGAACCGACCCTGGAGGACGGCTACCTGCTCACCCTCGACGGCACGCCCGCGGAGGTGACCGCGGGATGA
- a CDS encoding ABC transporter permease, protein MSTALETPARTVGQDPEPRRRWAAVAALARFEARELRLQLSFLGIVLLYIAWIVWQCTSGTDDYPALQDVDRDTQSVPMLVGLSVMLWVNRAVLRSHRHDTERHFGVLVVEPWRRTVGHALSVVPAALFVAVCVTVQFTWESLKPGAVGHGSPGELAVGPLTVLLFGELGVLLGRLVRSAFAAPVLLVFLLFTQVLGASVSGGGDWTTWLAPVVTETGSRPFPSDLLGRPAAWHALYLLGLALSVAVLAVLAAGGRSRTVQAILAGALALTLVGAVAQSGGTPAATLAARERDSLTPEKVQSCLEHGTSTYCAFPEWRGRTADWAAVVHRVQGLAGGAAGGERLTVRQRIDARGGLTDSPAFDPSAVPGRVTVGTAWGGNRVPEFAVAVASVLVAGNEKAGSAVCDARMVTIMWLALGAESDPMTLFRHVRLDDSVTGSAIVLTPTDPLAMTAEQTRIVRELLKMPRYAVTARVKAHWSQLTSPKTSTARVAELLGVPAGPVATDPDGDSCGG, encoded by the coding sequence ATGAGTACCGCACTGGAGACCCCCGCGCGGACCGTCGGGCAGGACCCGGAGCCGCGCCGCCGCTGGGCCGCCGTGGCCGCCCTCGCCCGCTTCGAGGCACGCGAACTGCGCCTCCAACTGTCCTTCCTCGGGATCGTGCTGCTGTACATCGCCTGGATCGTGTGGCAGTGCACCAGCGGGACGGACGACTACCCGGCGCTGCAGGACGTCGACCGGGACACCCAGAGCGTGCCGATGCTCGTCGGACTCTCGGTCATGCTGTGGGTCAACCGCGCCGTCCTGCGCTCCCACCGCCACGACACGGAACGCCACTTCGGGGTGCTCGTCGTCGAGCCGTGGCGGCGTACGGTCGGCCACGCGCTGTCCGTCGTCCCGGCGGCCCTGTTCGTCGCGGTCTGCGTCACCGTCCAGTTCACCTGGGAGTCGCTCAAGCCCGGTGCGGTCGGGCACGGTTCACCCGGGGAGCTGGCCGTCGGCCCGCTGACGGTGCTGCTCTTCGGTGAACTCGGGGTCCTCCTCGGCCGCCTGGTCCGCTCCGCGTTCGCCGCGCCGGTCCTGCTCGTCTTCCTGCTCTTCACCCAGGTCCTGGGCGCGAGCGTCTCCGGTGGGGGCGACTGGACGACCTGGCTGGCGCCGGTCGTCACCGAGACCGGTTCCAGGCCGTTCCCCTCCGACCTGCTGGGCCGCCCCGCGGCCTGGCACGCGCTGTACCTCCTCGGGCTCGCCCTGTCCGTGGCGGTGCTCGCCGTGCTGGCCGCCGGCGGGCGTTCGAGGACCGTCCAGGCGATCCTCGCGGGTGCGCTGGCGCTGACGCTGGTGGGGGCGGTCGCGCAGTCCGGCGGCACCCCGGCCGCGACGCTCGCCGCCCGCGAACGGGACTCGCTCACCCCCGAGAAGGTCCAGTCGTGCCTGGAGCACGGCACCTCGACGTACTGCGCCTTCCCCGAGTGGAGGGGCCGCACGGCCGACTGGGCCGCGGTCGTCCACCGGGTCCAGGGTCTCGCGGGCGGAGCCGCCGGAGGCGAGCGGCTGACGGTGCGGCAGCGCATTGACGCCCGGGGCGGTCTGACGGACAGCCCCGCCTTCGACCCGTCGGCCGTGCCCGGCCGGGTGACCGTGGGCACCGCCTGGGGCGGCAACCGGGTCCCCGAGTTCGCGGTGGCCGTCGCTTCCGTCCTGGTCGCGGGGAACGAGAAGGCGGGCAGCGCGGTGTGCGACGCCCGCATGGTGACCATCATGTGGCTGGCGCTGGGCGCGGAGTCCGACCCGATGACCCTCTTCCGGCACGTCCGCCTCGACGACAGCGTCACGGGTTCCGCCATCGTCCTGACCCCCACGGATCCGCTCGCGATGACCGCGGAACAGACGCGGATCGTACGGGAGTTGCTGAAGATGCCCCGCTACGCGGTCACCGCCAGGGTGAAGGCCCACTGGTCGCAGCTGACCTCCCCGAAGACCTCGACGGCCCGGGTCGCCGAGCTGCTGGGGGTGCCCGCCGGGCCGGTGGCTACGGACCCGGACGGTGACTCGTGCGGGGGCTGA
- a CDS encoding ABC transporter produces MILALLPPVWRTLPRTALAVCGGFGLLLAGIPRLQSGPPDPWLCVNLLRGAALMLGVGLAFLLDDPARHTTATVPVRRPLRSALRMALVAPGAALWWAVALLLVPEGARPPAGALTLEAAAIAVTALAVASAAVRFTERTEPGPAVATGLLVTAMTVPTVLLPERWALLVAVHDPHWDAAHERWTVVLTAAAVLCALCCPEPVRSWRPRALARR; encoded by the coding sequence GTGATCCTGGCCCTGCTGCCGCCCGTATGGCGCACGCTGCCGCGGACGGCCCTCGCGGTCTGCGGCGGATTCGGGCTCCTGCTGGCCGGGATTCCCCGCCTGCAGTCCGGGCCGCCGGACCCCTGGCTGTGCGTCAACCTGCTGCGGGGAGCCGCGCTGATGCTCGGTGTGGGTCTGGCGTTCCTGCTGGACGACCCGGCGCGGCACACCACCGCGACGGTGCCGGTCCGCAGGCCGCTGCGGAGCGCCCTGCGGATGGCCCTGGTGGCGCCGGGCGCGGCGCTCTGGTGGGCGGTCGCGCTGCTCCTCGTACCCGAGGGGGCGCGGCCTCCGGCCGGCGCGCTCACGCTGGAGGCGGCCGCGATCGCCGTGACCGCCCTGGCCGTGGCGTCCGCCGCCGTGCGGTTCACGGAGCGGACCGAGCCGGGTCCGGCCGTCGCGACAGGGCTGCTGGTCACCGCGATGACGGTGCCGACCGTGCTGCTGCCGGAGCGCTGGGCGCTGCTCGTGGCGGTGCACGACCCGCACTGGGACGCCGCCCACGAGCGGTGGACGGTGGTACTGACCGCGGCGGCGGTGCTCTGCGCGCTGTGCTGCCCGGAACCCGTACGGTCCTGGCGGCCGCGCGCCCTCGCCCGCCGCTGA